In Pelecanus crispus isolate bPelCri1 chromosome 16, bPelCri1.pri, whole genome shotgun sequence, the following proteins share a genomic window:
- the NKAIN1 gene encoding sodium/potassium-transporting ATPase subunit beta-1-interacting protein 1: MGRCNGRCTLVGFCCLQLVAALERQIFDFLGYQWAPILANFLHIMAVILGIFGTIQYRSKYLMMYAVWLVLWVGWNAFIICFYLEVGRLSQDRDFIMTFNTSLHRSWWMENGPGCLVTPVMNSNLAPEDHHVITVSGCLLDYQYIEVVSSAMQIFLALFGFVYACYVSKVFLEEEDSFDFIGGFDSYGYQAPQKTSHLQLQPLYT, encoded by the exons GTAGCGGCGCTGGAGAGGCAGATCTTTGATTTCCTGGGCTACCAGTGGGCACCCATCCTGGCTAATTTTTTACACATCATGGCCGTTATTTTGGGTATTTTTGGGACCATCCAGTACAGATCCAAATACCTCATGATG TACGCGGTGTGGCTGGTGCTGTGGGTCGGCTGGAACGCCTTCATCATCTGCTTCTACCTGGAGGTCGGACGCTTGTCGCAG GACCGAGACTTCATCATGACCTTCAATACCTCACTGCATCGCTCGTGGTGGATGGAGAACGGGCCAGGCTGCCTGGTGACGCCGGTGATGAACTCCAACCTGGCACCCGAGGACCATCACGTCATCACCGTCAGCGGCTGCCTGCTCGACTACCAGTACATCGAGGTAGTGAGCAGCGCCATGCAGATATTCCTGGCG CTCTTTGGCTTCGTCTATGCCTGCTACGTCAGCAAAGTGTTCCTGGAGGAAGAAGACAGCT TCGACTTCATCGGCGGGTTTGACTCCTACGGCTACCAGGCGCCACAGAAGACGTCGCACCTACAGCTACAGCCGCTCTACACGTGA